A genomic region of Gemmata massiliana contains the following coding sequences:
- a CDS encoding cation:proton antiporter: MFDPILDQVRHLPPLVRFCIMMLIFFTVPPLCRRVRLPAVVGLLGAGLVIGPFCLGVAPKHGEAVEFIAELGKLLLMFFAGLEIDLIQFNASRNRSVGFGLLTFGVPLAAGMGVGFAAGYPLIGALLIGSLLASHTLIAYPIVDKLGKLGNEAVTVAIGATVFTDVAALLVLAVCIPIHASGFSPNQFVIQLLELAVYVPAVLLGLGWVSRKLFALKPAKEGQFALLLLVVALAAVAAEAINLEGIIGAFLAGLAVNSATRDCEAKHELEFLGNHLFIPTFFLTIGFLIDVNTFARTLVEHFWLVAGIVGGLIGSKFLAAEVARRMYGYTWHEGLTMWSLSLPQVAATLAAALVAYNTKNAADERLIGEPVLNSVIVLLVVTSVLGPILTERYAKQLPDAPISQLAPAQPVAIPVDEHHALV, from the coding sequence ATGTTCGATCCCATCTTGGACCAGGTCCGTCACCTGCCGCCCCTGGTCCGGTTTTGCATCATGATGCTGATCTTCTTCACCGTCCCACCACTATGTCGGCGGGTCCGCCTCCCCGCCGTCGTCGGGCTCCTCGGGGCCGGACTGGTCATCGGCCCGTTTTGCTTGGGTGTGGCCCCGAAGCACGGTGAGGCCGTCGAATTCATCGCCGAACTCGGGAAGCTCCTGCTGATGTTCTTCGCCGGGCTGGAGATCGATCTGATCCAGTTCAACGCATCCCGGAATCGGTCCGTCGGCTTCGGCCTGCTCACGTTCGGCGTCCCGCTCGCGGCGGGGATGGGCGTTGGGTTCGCGGCCGGGTACCCGCTGATCGGGGCGCTCCTCATCGGGTCGCTCCTGGCGTCGCACACCCTGATCGCGTACCCGATCGTGGACAAGCTCGGGAAGCTGGGGAACGAGGCCGTGACGGTCGCGATCGGGGCGACAGTGTTTACCGACGTCGCCGCCCTTCTGGTGCTGGCCGTCTGCATCCCGATTCACGCCTCCGGTTTCTCCCCGAACCAGTTTGTCATTCAATTGCTCGAACTGGCGGTGTACGTTCCTGCGGTGCTCCTCGGGCTGGGCTGGGTCAGCCGGAAACTGTTCGCCCTCAAACCGGCGAAGGAGGGGCAGTTCGCCTTGTTGTTACTGGTGGTGGCGCTGGCCGCCGTCGCGGCGGAGGCGATCAACCTGGAAGGGATCATTGGGGCGTTCCTCGCGGGCCTGGCCGTTAATAGTGCCACCCGGGATTGCGAGGCCAAGCACGAGCTTGAGTTCCTCGGGAACCACCTTTTCATCCCGACGTTTTTCCTGACCATCGGGTTCTTGATCGATGTGAACACCTTCGCCCGGACGCTGGTCGAGCACTTCTGGCTGGTGGCCGGGATCGTCGGCGGGCTGATCGGGTCGAAGTTCCTGGCGGCTGAGGTGGCGCGCCGAATGTACGGCTACACGTGGCACGAGGGGCTGACGATGTGGTCGCTTTCGCTGCCGCAGGTCGCCGCGACGCTGGCCGCGGCCCTGGTCGCGTACAACACCAAGAACGCGGCCGACGAGCGGCTGATCGGCGAACCGGTACTGAACTCCGTTATCGTTCTGCTCGTCGTTACCTCCGTCCTCGGACCGATCCTCACTGAGCGCTACGCCAAGCAACTGCCGGACGCCCCGATTTCTCAACTCGCGCCGGCCCAACCCGTCGCGATTCCGGTCGATGAACACCATGCGCTCGTTTGA
- the zwf gene encoding glucose-6-phosphate dehydrogenase: MAQPLTVVIFGASGDLTSRKLIPALFNLAQKGKLPPEARVVGVARSEYTDEAFREHLKGKAKEILPGEQFSEEKWAAFAPRIHYVSTDATQPGGAKPLADWFAANEKEPNGRRLYYFSVSPYYYPPISAALAEAGLNKSDTGYRRLVIEKPFGTDRASAKKLNDELHKHWDENQLYRIDHYLGKDTVQNILVFRFANTLFEPLWNAQYIDHVQITVAEKVTVEGRGDYYDKSGVMRDMLQNHILQVLTLVAMEDPNRYTADNLRNEKMKVLSTVNVRPEAEAMKVMALGQYDGYLNVKGVDPKSKTPTYAAVKLDLDNRRWHGVPFYLRSGKGLKARYSEVMIQFKCPARLMFPLPANEMLQCNRLKMVIQPNESIQLNFQTKVPDVDGVSLRPHNLTFDYKQAYQNQTLPEAYERLLLDSIQGDASLFMRADEIERAWEIMDPLIAAADHAPTQPEKYAIGSNGPSSADKLLDCWQPIG, from the coding sequence ATGGCACAGCCGCTCACCGTGGTCATCTTCGGGGCGTCCGGCGACCTCACGTCGCGGAAGCTGATCCCCGCGCTGTTCAACCTCGCCCAAAAGGGCAAACTCCCGCCGGAGGCGCGCGTGGTCGGGGTGGCCCGCAGCGAGTACACGGACGAGGCGTTCCGCGAGCACCTCAAGGGTAAGGCGAAGGAGATCCTGCCCGGCGAGCAGTTCAGCGAGGAGAAGTGGGCGGCCTTCGCCCCGCGCATCCACTACGTTTCCACCGACGCGACCCAGCCGGGCGGCGCGAAGCCCCTCGCCGACTGGTTCGCCGCGAACGAGAAGGAGCCGAACGGTCGTCGCCTCTACTACTTCTCCGTGTCGCCGTACTACTACCCGCCCATCAGCGCGGCGCTGGCCGAGGCCGGGCTGAACAAGAGCGACACCGGGTACCGCCGGCTCGTGATCGAGAAGCCGTTCGGCACCGACCGGGCCAGCGCGAAGAAGCTCAACGACGAGCTGCACAAGCACTGGGACGAGAACCAGCTCTACCGCATCGACCACTACCTCGGGAAGGACACGGTCCAGAACATCCTCGTGTTCCGGTTCGCGAACACGCTGTTCGAGCCGCTGTGGAACGCGCAGTACATCGACCACGTGCAGATCACCGTCGCCGAGAAGGTCACGGTGGAGGGGCGCGGCGACTACTACGACAAGAGCGGCGTGATGCGGGACATGCTGCAGAACCACATCCTGCAGGTGCTCACGCTGGTCGCGATGGAAGACCCCAACCGGTACACCGCGGACAACCTGCGCAACGAGAAGATGAAGGTGCTTTCGACCGTCAACGTGCGCCCCGAAGCGGAGGCCATGAAGGTGATGGCCCTGGGCCAGTACGACGGGTACCTGAACGTGAAGGGCGTTGACCCGAAATCGAAGACCCCGACCTACGCCGCGGTCAAACTGGACCTGGACAACCGCCGGTGGCACGGCGTGCCCTTTTACCTTCGCAGCGGAAAGGGGCTCAAGGCGCGGTACAGCGAGGTGATGATCCAGTTCAAGTGCCCGGCCCGGCTCATGTTCCCGCTGCCGGCCAACGAAATGCTCCAGTGCAACCGGCTGAAGATGGTGATTCAGCCGAACGAGTCGATCCAACTAAACTTCCAGACCAAAGTGCCCGACGTGGACGGCGTGTCGCTGCGCCCGCACAACCTCACCTTCGACTACAAGCAGGCGTACCAGAACCAGACGCTCCCGGAGGCCTACGAGCGCCTGTTGCTCGATTCAATCCAGGGCGATGCGTCGCTGTTCATGCGCGCGGACGAGATCGAGCGCGCGTGGGAGATCATGGACCCGCTGATCGCCGCCGCGGACCACGCCCCGACCCAACCGGAAAAGTACGCGATCGGCTCGAACGGCCCGAGTAGCGCGGACAAGCTCCTCGACTGTTGGCAGCCGATCGGGTGA
- a CDS encoding DUF1579 domain-containing protein, with the protein MRVFTVAGVVAVVLAFSSVGAEPPKPPVPQKEHEWLKQLEGQWEVESEGVVEPGKPPVKCRGTDAARSLGGLWLVSEMKATVADVPVMGVMTLGYDAQKKKVVGTWVCSMCDVLYKYEGTVEGQTLTLETEDPNPSTGKLVKMRDVIELKDKDTKVLTSSMLGDDGKWVPFMTMNGKRKK; encoded by the coding sequence ATGCGTGTGTTCACAGTGGCCGGTGTCGTCGCCGTGGTCCTGGCGTTCTCCTCCGTAGGCGCGGAGCCACCGAAGCCGCCCGTGCCCCAGAAGGAGCACGAGTGGCTCAAGCAACTGGAGGGGCAGTGGGAGGTCGAGTCCGAGGGCGTCGTTGAACCGGGCAAGCCGCCGGTGAAGTGTCGGGGCACGGACGCGGCCCGCTCGCTCGGCGGGCTCTGGCTCGTGAGCGAGATGAAGGCGACGGTCGCGGACGTCCCGGTCATGGGTGTGATGACGCTCGGGTACGACGCCCAAAAGAAGAAGGTCGTCGGCACCTGGGTCTGCTCGATGTGCGACGTCCTGTACAAGTACGAGGGCACGGTGGAAGGTCAGACACTGACGCTGGAAACCGAGGATCCGAACCCGAGTACCGGCAAGCTCGTGAAGATGCGCGACGTGATCGAACTGAAGGACAAGGATACCAAGGTGCTGACCTCGTCCATGCTCGGGGACGACGGTAAGTGGGTTCCGTTCATGACCATGAACGGCAAGCGCAAGAAGTAA
- a CDS encoding FG-GAP-like repeat-containing protein, translating to MPNIIGPILIPGYAISRGANVDVFNTDGSLRATFVPFAGFAGQVVVGTGSRDGLGLTTIVASANGHVKVFDRFTGGWASGAEVRSFLAYSGFTGNVSVGGGDVNRDGAADIITGASTNGHVKVFDGRTGAEFKSFFAYPGATGGISVAAGDVNGDGFADIVTGASANGHVKVFDGQSQVPIHSFFAYPGFTGSVSAGAGDLNRDGFDDIITGASVNGHVKAFDGRTGTEFDSFFAFPGARGNVTVAGVDTNTDGTDELLVGVAGGTVNLFDGQNHSLLYSVDPLAAVSRGVFVS from the coding sequence GTGCCGAATATCATTGGCCCGATCCTGATCCCGGGGTACGCCATCTCGCGGGGGGCGAACGTTGATGTGTTCAACACGGACGGCTCGCTCCGGGCCACGTTCGTCCCTTTTGCCGGGTTCGCCGGTCAGGTGGTCGTGGGCACCGGTTCCCGGGACGGTCTCGGTCTGACCACGATCGTGGCCTCGGCGAACGGTCACGTGAAAGTGTTCGACCGGTTCACCGGCGGTTGGGCGAGCGGGGCCGAAGTGCGGAGCTTCCTTGCGTACTCGGGCTTCACCGGGAACGTGTCGGTGGGGGGCGGGGACGTGAACCGCGATGGAGCCGCCGATATCATCACGGGCGCGTCCACGAACGGCCACGTGAAAGTGTTCGACGGGCGCACCGGGGCCGAATTCAAGAGTTTCTTCGCGTACCCGGGGGCAACCGGGGGCATTTCCGTTGCGGCCGGGGACGTGAACGGTGACGGGTTCGCCGATATCGTCACGGGCGCGTCTGCAAACGGCCACGTGAAGGTGTTCGACGGGCAGAGCCAGGTTCCGATCCATTCGTTCTTCGCGTACCCGGGCTTCACCGGGAGCGTGTCGGCGGGTGCCGGAGACCTGAACCGGGACGGTTTCGATGACATCATTACGGGCGCGTCCGTGAACGGCCACGTGAAGGCGTTCGACGGGCGGACCGGAACCGAATTCGACAGCTTCTTCGCGTTTCCCGGGGCGCGCGGGAACGTAACCGTTGCCGGGGTTGATACGAACACGGACGGGACCGATGAGCTCCTCGTCGGGGTGGCCGGAGGCACCGTGAACCTGTTCGACGGGCAGAACCACTCGCTGCTTTACAGTGTCGACCCGCTCGCCGCGGTCAGCCGCGGGGTGTTCGTGTCTTAG